TGTCTCCGTACCTGATGCAAGGTGCAGCGGATGCCGAGTTTGACCTCTCCCAGCGTCTTTTGGATGGGGGCGTCTTCTTACATCCAAAAGAGGAGCACGGAGAAATGGGCTGGTACCGAATGGTCTATACTCAGGAGCCAAGGATTGTGGCGGAGGGATTACGGCGGTAAGTATAAGCAGTCATCATTGAAGGGCAAGGCAGACTGACGAGAAAATAGTATGAAGCTGGTTTTAAGGAAGATACAACGTGAGCGTGCTACGCCGAAGACGGAAGCAGAGCATGGGATGCAGGCAGTCACACCCTTGTGTAGCTGAAGGATTACGCTTTGATCGTGCAGGTTCGAGATTGTGTGCGAGAGGCGTGTCGGAAGAGCCTGCATCGTGCGAAGGCGGTTGTAGTACTGCATTTACAAGAATTTGGGCATGAAAGATGAGTATAGAATAGCTGCACATTTGATGGTTCCTTGGTATGGACAGCACGGACTCTACATCCAAGATACGGCCAGAAGTCATAGAGATGCCAATAGCACAGCAGTCTTTCAACAGCTCTTCCCACATTTGCGCTTGCAGGACAAGGAAACAAGTTCCAAAAAGGTTTATATAGTCCAATTCTCCGTACACTTTGCCACATCCCGTCTGTCGCTCATTGAACCGAACTTCACTGACGCAGAGGTACTCATCTACTGGCCCTAATACGCTCGATGAGGAAGTGCGGAGCCTCTTcagcagcctcgtcgccataGGAAAGGTGAGCAGGCGTAACTATCAGCGTTCCCGTGCAAaccaggtcgccgtcggcgcaaAAGACCTCGAGACGATCGCTGGGGTAGTTGGGGATCTGTCCCTTGTTTTGCATATTCTTGGTGTAGCCGAAGAGCACCGCGCCGACAATCTTACCTCTAACGCCGGCGTCCAGGTCTCGAATAGATGCAGCCGTGAGCGCGGCCCCTTGACTGTACGTGTGTCTTGTTAGAGACGAATGATTCAACAGCTGGCATGCTCCATACCTGTATCCGCCGGCTACTACCTTGGCATTGGGACACTTGGTGCTTGCCAGGTTGAAGAGGCGAACCATCTCCGCGATGGCGGCTGGGCTAGTGCCATCGGGAAGGAAGTTGTCACCAAGACTGGCGGTATAGGGTCCGCCAACGCCTTGCACCCAGACGTCGTTGTCCCCAAACTGACCTTCCAATCCGTCTGCGAGGCTTGGTCCGAGGGAACCCTAGCAGGTTAGTCTTGAAGAaggacggcgaggcagcCGGCTTTACCATGTTGCCTGACTCGGTAGTGCCTCGAGCATAGACTAAAACAATGCTTGGGCAGGCACCACCGTTCTCAAGCTCGTTCCGTGTCAGCTGACGCTGTCGCACTTCGAGGTCCATGTTCCTTGCTTCGACGGCCTCATCGACTCTCCAGGCTGGCAGCGCAGCAGAAGTGCCTGCAAGcgcgaccacggcggcgaaAAGAAACTTCATACTGCAGGCAGAACGAAGCGAGAAATTGGTCTCGGGTGTGGGCATCATGAGATGTCGTAATTTACACCATTTATACATGTTTTACGCACTAGTTCCCTCGCATATACGCTCATTTCAGGCTACATCCGTTCATCATGCCCAGGAACAGATACATGTACGGCCGAAGCTTAATTTGGCCACAACCCTCCTTCATTGCGATGTGTGGTATACGCCGACAAGTGCACCGCTTAAGGAAGGAGGTTCAATATCGATGTGACTGTATGCCTAACCTGTCGTTGCGACTGAAATAGCCTACTTTGCAGATCTTGAGTTCGTGGGTCGTGGATGGGCGGCCCGCATGATAAACGCGGGGAAGCCGCCACAACCTAGGCCATGGCGGCACTGCACTAGCCAGTGCTTGCTGAGGCATCACCGCAACATTCGCTTGACCGCAGTAGCGAGACGTCTGAAGATGAATAAGTTGCATATTATGTCTAAGCTTGACCGTAGGCTTTGGGATGCCAAGAAGACATTGTCTGTCGAGCTTCGGACGGCCTCTCCAATCTTCTCAGCCGGTCCGATCACAGAGCCTGACGCTTGCCTTTAGGAACAGCATGCGCTTGAGAGAATAGCCCACTTCAGTTGGGACTCGCCAATTGCCACAACAACGTTGTCGAGCCATCACGTGTCCCATCAGTTCTTTACGGCACAGTGTCCCCAATGATGCTTGTATCTAGGGGAACATCGGCCGTGCGCaagaggagggggaagaCCTTTGGTCCGTCCACTCACGCTTGGAAAAGGGTAGTAATTAACCTTTCTTTGGCTCTATGTCCGATGTTACATCCATTTGGATGAGCGGCGTTTAGACGAAGATCGGACCGAGCAAAGacggtgtggtggtggctaCTTATGGCATCTTGCATCGTTCTCGGAGCGGGGCAGGATGCGGGTAGTTTTGTTGCTAGCTAGGAGAGCTAGTACTCCTCCACAGCAAACAGGTTTCTGGCGGTGAAAGTCCACATGCCACCATGCTGTTATCGTTCATGAAGTGCACAGATTCTGGACCCCCTGTCTCGCGCCGTCCAAAGGGATCAAGACTGACGAGCATGGATCGTCTGACAACCGGGCCGATTTCATTTACAACTGCAAAACATTGGGTCAAAGGAAAGGCTGCAGAATAGGCGGGTGCGTGTATTCAAA
This sequence is a window from Purpureocillium takamizusanense chromosome 8, complete sequence. Protein-coding genes within it:
- the CUT1 gene encoding Cutinase (COG:G~CAZy:CE5~EggNog:ENOG503P2ER), which produces MVRLFNLASTKCPNAKVVAGGYSQGAALTAASIRDLDAGVRGKIVGAVLFGYTKNMQNKGQIPNYPSDRLEVFCADGDLVCTGTLIVTPAHLSYGDEAAEEAPHFLIERIRASR